In Chroicocephalus ridibundus chromosome 2, bChrRid1.1, whole genome shotgun sequence, the DNA window CGAAGCATTTTATTCATCACTTGTGCAAGTTTTTGTAAAAGGCAATTTTAGGTTGGTAATACGAGTTAAACAacatatttgttttaaacaagaaGAGGGAAGTATAATATTTACACATATAGGAATGGAATGAGCAGGTCTGATTAAAGATGTGCAACGCTCTCTGCTCACACAACTTCACATAACAAACATCTCATGTTTCAAACTTAACTTTCTTTAGCTACAGATAACTTTGTGAAAAACCTGGTAGATAACTTCAGGTCTCTGATGTGCCACTTGTACTCATTCTGGTCAGGGAAGCTCTGAAAAGTTTTGGGTTTATTATCATTTAAGCAAGCAATTCTTACTCTTGTTAATTTTTCTATATACTATACTTATGAAATAAATTGTAAGCCAGAGATAGTTGTTGGTTGAACAACTGATGCAGACTAAAACTAATGAGACCAAGATAAAGTTACTGAACCCCCCCAAAATTTCCTGATCCAATTCATCCCACAGCTGCACGAACACTGGAGCTAGTGCAATGGAAGCATGTGGATGCAAGCTGGTGACAGTGAAAGGGTTGGGAGGCTTCAGTCATCAGCAGCTGACAGCAAAACAGGAGCTTGGTCAGCAACATTTTTCTCTAAACAGACACATGCGTAAGTTTAAAACTCCCCTGTAATTCACGAGCGCATCCAACTGATCAAGGCAATTAATGGCATTTCACTGAACAAAACTTTTGCAAGCAGTGACTCTTCCAGGAAACAAGTTTTAGATAACTCTGTGAGTCTCCTAGGAATCCTTACCTGGATGCTGAGGAGTTTTTGGTTTTGCCCATTACAATCGCAACTTTGCAATTTGGGTTCCCAGCACCTTAAAGTCACAAACGCAAAAATAGTTTTCAATTATAAAAATCTCAATGTAGAATCAAATGAATTTAATACGAATAAATCTTACTCTCTTCCTTTCGTGATACAGGAGGAAAAGCATGCAATCTACTTCTGTGTTTATACTCTGAGTAATGAGTCTGAAACAAAATACATCTTATTGCTTAACATGTAAAAGGAAGTTGACATGGGGAGGGGAACCACGAAAAGCCAAATATCCAACCCCTCCCAGATCCAGCTCCATCCTCTATTCCTATGAAAAGGGAACAAGAAGGTACTTGAAATGGAATCTAATTACTTCTGTCTCGAACATGGCTAAGCAAATAAGTGTGATACAAAAGCATACCTGAAGGTAAAATCCtgccatttaaaaagtaaaacttctTAAAACTATAAAGACCAGAGAATCTATGTGGGAATGAAATGCcaaccacattaaaaacaaattacacaGATAAGGCTGTCAAAGGGTTATCATGATGACTTTGCTAATACTTCAGCATAACTTCTCTGGAAttaagtttttttccccccttcatgcaagcttgtatcaggaacagcgtggccggCAGGAGcggggaagtgatcgtgcctctgtactcggcactggtgaggcctcacctcgagtactgtgttcagttctgggccccgctgtacaggagggacactgaagtgctggagcgtgtccagaggagagctaccaggctggtgaggggtctggagaccaggtcatatgaggagaggctgagggagctgggcatgtttagcttggagaagaggaggctgaggggagacctcattgtcctctacaactacctaaaaggaggttggagagaggtgggtgttggcctcttctcccaggtgaacaatgacaggaccagaggaaatggtctgaagctgtggtaggggaggtttaggttagatattaggaagaattactttactgaaagagtggtcaggcactggaacagcctgcccagggaggtgcttgagtcaccatccctagaggtatttaagaaacgtctagatttggcacttcagggcatgctctagtgacagagattgtaggggttttttagtgtgtgtatggttggactcgatgatctcaaaggtcccttccaaccatgaagattctatgattctatgaaaatgactTTAGTTTGCACTTCAAAGAAAGATCTGAGTGGAAATCCTTACCTGAAAATAATCTGCTAGCATTTCAAGCCATTGATAACATTATTTGGGATGTGTCTTTGTAGCATAAAGCTAGCATTTTAATGTACAAGTCGTAGAGAAGGACTACTAATCTACCACTAATTAATATGGTATCTTATTTCTAAGAGCCTTAATCCTCACTATGTTATTTCTTTAAAGGTTGCTTAGTACCAAAGCACGCTCTCTTTCCTTTCAAAGTCTCACACAGACAAAAAAGCTAGGGAAAAGGTGGCAGGATTATACCTGACATATGTAACAATCAGTAAATTTTTTATTGCTATCTCAATGCATAACACAAGCTTTGCCGAGATTTAATTCAAGACTTGATCCGTATCAACTCGGTTTGTTTTGAGGTCAGAaacaaaaatgactttttctctGGCAGCTCTTATCACAAGGTTTTGGGAGCCTCTGGTCTCGACAATACAACCACCTGGCTTTGAGCTGAGCTACTTCCTCCTACGAACAACCACTGTGATGGCCGGGAAGTGGGAGAGAGATTTACCTCGTTCTGATAAACGCTGCCCATTTTGAGCACCAGACTGCTAGCTGTTTACTTTCTGCTTTTGCAATATGCTATTCAGCCATTGTTTTcaaagccgggggggggtgtgtgtgtccgtgtggtGTGTGTCCCAAGAGCTGTACAATGCAATGCTAACGAGCTGAAATATCCCACTGAAAACCTGAGATGGTGGGGAATAAACcagcttggaaaaaagaaaggtagCTCTCAAACAGTAGGCTCATTTGGGCAACTGCAACAAGCGGGTGACCATcccccaaaaacccacaacacatgCTTTGCAATGTACTACCCTGAAAAGAGAAATGCTGTACTCTTAAGGGGTATTTGACTCTTCCACAGAAGGTAAAGAATTGCACAAGTGGTGTTTtctaaaccacatttttcttgAAGTGAGGTTTACAACAAAAGATGGAATCTCTACAACTTTATGGAATCTCTACAAAAACTGTTTTGTAAACAATCCTCAAGTTACATCCCTGCTTCAAAAAAAGGTAAATGTCACTGtgttgtacaaaagaaaaaaaatcagaagcagcttTCCTATTGAACTTAGTGAGGAGTTCACTGAGAACTAAACATCTGGTTAGACTCTCTAAATCATCAGTACAAGTTTCTGGAAGGCAAACGAGTATCTCCATTTCATATGTACTTATTCCCAACTGAACACAGCAAAGGAAGGCAGATTCCTGGCCTTTCCACTCCTTAGAGTCTGAACTTCTGAAAATCCAAAACAAATTTTACACAACTTTGACCCATAAATGCCAAAAAGAAGTTCCGGTCTAATGCAAGACTCTGAAAGACTCCAGTGCTTTGGAAGAAATGCAGACTGCCTGGATGCAATAAATCCCTCATTTCTAAATAGCATTTTTACATTCCTTACAGAATTCAAAAAAAGGCTGCTGGAGAATGGGGGGAAGAGTCAGAGAAGCCTGTCGTTTTGGCAGGATTTAGAAGTAGTTTTGCAAGAAACTCACAATTGAACAAATAGAAATAGTAGAGATTTTAGAAGGTCAGTTTTAAGCCCATTTCCATATTGATAAGCTTTTTAATGTATATGTCTGCACAACCTAGCCAAAACTTTTACACCACAATGCTGCTACATTGGGGAACACTGTAAGTTTAACTAATGTATGATATTTTTTAACTCTTCATGGCACTCACATAGGCAAAGACAacgatattttaaaatgtgcttagaGGGTTGATCACAATCCTATCAGAACCCTGATCTTTGCTATCAGGGGGTGTAACACGCTTAAGATAACTGACCTTCACACAATCAGCTCATACATGTTCTTTCTGGTGGCGAGTACTAATGAGGCACAGACACGGACAATACAACCTTTACTTAAAGAAGCTGCCATATAATCTGGTTTCAGAAGCCAATAGCACCCCAAGATAAGGCAAGATAATCTACTAGTTGAATGCCCAGAACACCTATGACTCTTGCCATGTTGGCTGCTGCACCGATGGGTTACCTCTCACTGCTAAAGATCGGGGGTCTGTGATGAAGTTACAGACTTGGCAGCTTCCTACAAAGGCACTGATAAACACAAGTTCTGGACTCCTCTACAAGAAGAAACTGGACTCAGTAGGGTGCATGGCAGTGTGGTATTAATTGTGGTAATATGAGGATCTTCCAATGGAGAAGAGTGGACACCCTAAGAGCCTGCAGTAATTTCTATCTACTAGCACAGTATGTTCCATAGTTTTATCTCATCTTCTCTAGATTACACTGCTGGGCATCTGGTTCATGTATGGTAAAGACCATAATGTATCTGCGAGCAAATTGGCTACAACCAGTAAAGCCAGAGACAATGCTGGGGTTCTGCAGCTAATCAGCAAGGACTACGCTGTCCTGCCACTGAACGTGGCTGTTAGTCATTCCAGTCTCAGATGGTGCCAGTGAGAACAGCTGCTCTCAACAACACGTAGgagttttttttctcaccttcatTCCACTTTTACACAGTCACAAGCGCTTCCTAGTTAAACAAGATCCATCGTCATTGTGCATTCACTTTTActtataaaatactttttgttatttttgagcTTATAGGGCCATACTGAAATGCAGTATTACACGACGGTATTATTTCTGTACCCTGACCGGAAGGTTCTGTCTTCCTGGCATCTTGCAAAGTAACAAGGAGCTGAGGTACCGTAATAAACAGCACAGGATTTACATGAACTGCCTTCCTACAGCCTGCCCACAGGACCTCTTAAGCACTGGTAACACAACCATCTTTTCTGCAGCCAACACACAGAGGTATTCCCTTGGGAGCTTTCTCAGTTCTACCCTGATTATTCTATCTTGTTGGGGATTTGCTGGGGTCTCTTATTGAGACAAAGCCCATTCAGAACTGAGAGATTCACTTATTTTAAAGAGATATAGCTCAGGCCTCTAAGCAGTAACACGACTTGCGAGAAGCAGACATGCTGGAAGCCACCCAAATGTCTTATCTGCCACTGTGAAGAACACCAGTGAAGTGCTGCGATAACTCAAGATGAAAACATTGCAGAAATATGCACAAATATTGCAGCATTCTTTCTCTAGACTCCAATTCCTCTCCCAATCCATTTTTCCTTCTCGTTGTGCATGCAAATGAAGGTAGAAGCATCTGGAAAACACCTGTCTCTTACATTCTTAGCTGCCCATTTTGAAAAACCTTTCCTTCCACATATTCCAAAATAGTTGAAGCACAGACAGATGGCTAATCCAGCCGTGGCAGGTGCATCGATTTAGTCAGTGTGCCAAAAAGCAAAACCTGACCTTTGGCCTGCTCAAAATCTCTCTGTGTTGCTTGGCATCAATATTGCATTTACTGAAACTCATTAGACTGCTACAGGATACAGGatcattcaaagaaaataaaagctccgGAAGATCATGAAAAGCTCCAGACACTCTGCACAAAGTACTCTTGCACAAGAGGCTGATTTGAAGCTGTAGAGATTGTAGAAATTTAAGATCCAGTCATTTTAGGAATTTTTAGCACAGGTAAGTCCATGCCTTAGTGTAGAAATATTAATGTCTGCATACAAACTGCAGAACTACTCCACCTTCCCTTTCCGGTAGAAGTTTTGACTCTACAACACAGACAGCACACTGCAAGTGGAAGAAATCTCATTGATGGAAtaccatctttttatttttcttctacagtatCTGCCTGACTTGCAGTTTCTGTAGAAATATTATTAGACACTAACTTGACAATGAGCCTGACTGGTAACATTCAAGTAAGTCCCTGAGAACTCTCCCCCAGGGAGCAGAACTATCTGCTTATACTCTGGCTGACAATTTACAACTTGCTTTCACATCTTTTCCCTATCACCTTCCTGGTTTTGTTCAGTATCACATACTGAAAGAGCAACCTCCTCCATCTTACAAAACACAAATTCATCTTTCTATTGTATCCcctaaaaaattacttaaaaggGGGATATAAGGATCCCTTATATAGGCAGCCATCAAAAGCACAGCACTATCCTAAGGAAAGTATATACAGGTAACTCTGCCCCAGCCAGacctccccctctttctctccttttctaattttaaatgtgTGATTTCATAAAAGCCTTTTAACTGTGTACCAAAACCACATCTGGACTtccaggaataaaagaaaaaacagtgaaatagtAAGGGAGTCTTAGAACACTAGCATCTGGCATCCTGGTTGGAACAGGGACGAATGTAGGAAACATACATGTTCAACATGACATGTTTCCAGGAAAGccggatttttatttatttattttttacactgGCAAGTCAAAATGAAAGTGCAACTAACTTCCAGATGAGGGTGTGGTACATGGAGACAAAATGCAATGTGTCAGACCAATTCAGATCATTTCACTGAAGCACTTCTCAATTGCAGTACCTGCGAACTAGTCTGCTGACAAAAGgttagttttgttttaatatttactACTCTGTATATTGTGTGATATACTTATTTATATAGAGGAGAGCTAGGATTTATTCTTAGTTAAATTGGCTTTACAGGGAGACATCATTTCACTAAAGGCACATGCTCATTTCTAGTCTTAAAATTTGATTTGTTCAGTAGAAGAACAGAATACTgcttaattcattaaaaaaaaaatctgtctgtttaAACTGGGGATATTAACTTCATTCAACATGCATTCATACAATCCCATGCCAAGCTTAAATGCACACAAGCACTGAATTTGTGTTTAAATAGAAGGCTGGAATAATTCTGCAAGCAAACATGCAAAGCTGTCTATTAATATATCTATTAATATACCTCCTAGAAAACAGTACTTGAAAAAACAGCCGACATTCTGAGCTGTTTGGGTACTCGTGGGCAGTTTTGTATGCGAtaagtttcctttctttgcataACATCCTGAGAAGTCTCCAGCTGTAAGATGTGGTGTCCCCACAAGAATTTGATTCTGTAAGAAATTCCACGTGGGCATAAGGCGGCTCGCTGTGTGGGACAGAGACTAAGCTAAGCCTGTTCCATCACTGTACGGCAACTGAGTCCCACAGGACTGCTCTGCTTTATCCAACGGGCACGTACACGTGTGCACCTGAGAAACAACATTAACGGGAATGACAAATCTGAATAGGTATGTTAGCCAAAACATAACTGTGTTTTTAAGGGAGAAATATCAACTGTTACATTTTAGACAACTTTGTTCCCGTCAAGAACTCAGGTCAGCCAAAAGCGTATCAGGCAGCAGAGCATGTTCCTTGTCACCGCCAAACTGCTTTGTGATACAGAGACTTCTTGAAGTTTGCACTGAAATGTTGTTTTGCTTTCGAGCAAATTTGCCAGTGATCCAATTTGATTAAGCACTCCCAGATGGGTTCTGTAATAAGGGTTTTAGACCACaaccaaatattttcagtttaacttttaattttcttctaatctTGGCTAAGTGGATTAAACTCTCCCTGCAGCAGTTTCTCTTCtactaaaagaaaatacatttgctgcTGATGTCTGAATCTCTCCTCAAAGTACTGTAAAGCTGCAGATTACCCTTGCTGACAAATCCTGCTAACACAGCTTGTTAGGCATAGAATAGACATCCCTTGCGGAACTAATACATGGAATTATGGTGTCTTTCCATTCTGCATACTTCATTTAGGGAAGAGTAAATGACACATTACAAGACTTAAAATAAGAGTAATCATTGCTTAAAGTTTAGCAGTAAGTAATAAGTGTTTTGAAATGTTAACAAAATAATCTAACAAAGTCATTAAGAATAAAGCCAAATCAAATATTAGTTTCTAACACACTTTTAAACAATTTAGATAGCAGAttcgctgaaaaaaaaaaataaatcaagcaaacccagaaattattaatttatttcaatttaattgGTCTGCATCCCTGAATATGAGATCAATCAGTAACTTATTTCTCCTGGTAGacagaatacattaaaaattctttttaagagATACTGTTTATAATAAAGGTTTGTCAAGCCTTCATTTAAACCCTTGTGTAAAAAACAGAAATGGTATTTGGAATTTTTTCAAGCTTGAAAAAGCCAAGCTTGAAAAAACTGTGAGGCAGAATATCAGATAAGAATATGCTTTCAGTAACATTGGCCTCAAATTCTGAAACACTGCAGGTGGTGAGAAAGgggcaatgtttttttttcattctcagcTACCTTTTGCTACGGCTGTTAAGAACTACTTCAAGAAAACAGGGCACTGCAGGACTGTAGTCTACAACAGAAAGAATTCCAGCAAATTAGTCAATGAACACAAttatgggaaaagaagaaaacagtgtaGGACTTGACTTGCTTAAGACAGAGTCTGAAGATAAGAACACTCAAACTTCAACCCTAAGCTGGCATTTAGGATACAGCCTTAGTGTTTACGGAGTAAATCTGTCATGAGATAGTACTTGGAAAAAACAGCAGAGCTTCTGAGCTGTTTGGGTACTTGTGGGCAGTTTTGTATGTGATAAGATTCCTTCCTGTCATAACATCCTGAGAAGTCTCCAGCTGTAAGATGCAGTGTACTGGCTGCAATTTCATTCTGTAAGAAATTCCACGTGGGCATGGCTCGCTGTGTGGGATGGAGACTAAATGGAGCTTGTTCTACTGCTCTTCAGCAACCGACTCCGCTGCTGTGCTTTACGTAATGGGCATGTATTTGTATGCCTGAGAAACAAGTAAGCACAATCTCCCTGTATTATACTCATATCTCAAATTTGTCAAAATTTATTATAGTAAACACAGAATACTACTGCTTGCTTCTCAGCTTCAACCTGTTAGTATTCCTTATCCACTGTATTGTAATAGCATTTACAGCCTTCAACTGGTACTCCTTTGCTTTGCAGAGGCTGTAGAGAGGAATGTGTAATTTCAAAGCTATGAAGGTACAGAGAAATTGTATTTTGCAATGGAATATCATCAAACATAATTGAGTCAGAGCAGTTTAAGCAACGATGGCTCCTCAACTGAAATGTGGAAATCAGTGAGGTGCGCTCCAAGCATCTTGCAATCTCAAAGGCTAAGGTTAATGAAAGCATTTCAGTTGAATCCATTTTACTTTGCATTGCACACACAGATACAGTCAGTTACTCATTTCATGTGAGAATTTGTGATGATCTGTTCTGCCTCCATCACTGTCTAGCTCTGCTTTGATTATTTACAAATGTATTCTCAATATCCAAATTCTTTAAACTTGAGAAGTATAAGCAACCCTGAGTAAGGGGTTTAGGtttcaacagaaattttaaaacttaaaaccaGTATTATTTCTTTGGTGTTCCCTTCTCCCCgctctctccccccccctttttttttttttgtgtgtgtgtcttataGCTTTGCCATGGGCTGGGATATGAATAACTCAACTGATTACTGGattgaggatgaggaggatgatcTCAACTCTGTTATAGATTACAATACATACGAGCTTCTCTGTGAAAAAAGTGATGTGAGAAATTTCAGTAAATTATTCCTGCCTGTGTTCTATGCACTGGCTTTCACTGTTGGAGTTGCTGGAAATTCATTAGTGGTCGCAATTTATGCCTACTGCAAGAAACCGAAGACTAAGACGGATGTGTACATCATGCATCTAGCCATTGCTGATTTGCTCTTGCTCTTTACACTGCCTTTTTGGGCTGCAAATGCAGTGCAGGGATGGGAACTTGGAAACTCCATGTGCAAGCTCACTTCTTCTCTATACACCATGAATTTCAGCTCTAGCATGCTgctcctggcctgtatcagcttGGATAGATACAGGGCCACTTCTGAATCCCAAGGTCAAAGAAGAATTGGTAAACGCTGCAGTGTTACCTGCATCTGCGTCTGGCTATTTGCCATTTTCCTCAGTATCCCTGAACTGATATTCAATCAAGTCAAGAAACACAATGACAGGAATGAATGCCTTCCTGTATTTCCAGTGAACATGGAAACAGTCTTAAAAGCAACCATTCAAATCCTGGAAATTATCCTggaatttctgcttcctttcctagTAATGCTGATCTGCTATTCGGCTACTGCTCGAGCAATCTTTAGATCTGCAAATGCTAAAAAATCTAGACCTTTCATGGTCCTGCTGGCAGTAGTGGCTACTTTCATTATTACCCAGCTACCTTACAACATTGTTAAGTTCTGGCGAGCCATAGATATTATCTACATGTTGATTACTGACTGTGATACAAGTAAAACCATAGACGTTGCACTCCAGGTCACCAAGAGCATAGCTTTGTTTCACGCCTGCCTGAACCCTCTCCTCTATGTCTTTCTGGGTGcctcttttaaaatgcatattatgAAAATTGCAAAAAATTATGGATACTGGAGAAGACAACAACAGAATGGACAACCTGAAGAAATTTCTATGAATTATGAAGACCATACTGAAGAAACAATTAGCTTCACTATATAGGCTCTCCATTGCTTTCATTATCTTATATAACCAAGGGAATTATTTACTAATTCTGGGGGTATTGTTTCAGCAGCTGTTTCTCTGCAAGTCAACtttcagattaatttctgaaCCTACAGACTAGCCAAGACACTGCAGTTCAAATTGGACCACGTTGATCAAAATTAAGCATCAAGCATGAACTAAATACTGAAATTAATAGAAACAACTAGAAATAATtgctaataaagaaaaaaaaaatccaaacacacaAGAAAACCCGAACACCTAAAAAACCACGAAGATTCACATTTAAAAGCATCACAGTACTAGGCAATTAAATAGCTGTGTAATGAACAATCTGTACATGTCTAAACATCcaattaaaacagagaaagaaaccatCAGCAATAAAATAGCAGTACAGGAACTTGTGTACCAAAAGTTAATAATCTTGTGTTTCTCCAactattttgtaaaattttagaACATTTGCCTAATAAGTcagttccactttttttttcctcagacacCATTCCACAGATACCCCTGCACCTTGAAATGAGGTATCGGTTCATGGCTGAGAATGGGGGTGAGAGGGCAGGATTCTGTATGTGTTTCCACATATgtataacaacaacaacatccTCCACAAAAAATTGTAACTTCTTCTGTGTAACTACCAAAACCAAACTTTCATCTCTCCTTTTTTGCTCACCCTAAACTTCAACATCCTAGATCTCTGTAAATGTCCTGTCAAATGTAAATGCCAAGGTTGTACAGTCAAAGCGTTATGTAATGTAAGAAAAAGTTAAGTTAATCTTCAGATACAGGGCCTGGAATTTCTAGTCAGAATTTGTAAAATGAATCAAACACTGCAATAACTGTATCTgctaaaatatacagaaatacaaTAAAACCAAAGAACACAAAAAGTGCGCTGGCTGTCATTTATTCATATCtttatgtttgttttggtttagtaGGTACTGACATCTCTCATCATAGGCATTTACCAACCAGCAAAGGCTAGAGGCCTTGGCTGATGAGTAAGAGAGGTTCTGACTCCATATGGAGCTCATTGTCGGTGGGATTTACAGTTTTTCCATGGAGAGGTACCAAAGTTGTTCCCTGACACAGTGCTGGCAAGGATTCCAGGAAAACAGCAGTTTTCCATGAGGCTCTGGAAACATTTCAAATATATTGACATATtagctttcaaaatgaaaaaagtggTATTACAGCATACTGTCCCTGCCCTCAAACATCCCGTGGGCTCTGAAAAAATGCCTGACCTATGGCTTACGAAAGCCAACAAGAATCTCTAATTTTTAGACACTGTTCCCAGTTACACAATTATGGACTGGAAGTCAAAGCTCTAAAATGACACACAAGAAGCAACAGTAGCATAAACAAGACACAAGCCTCTTCTCTCTGTTTGGATGACAAAAGCTTACAGAATTTCTGCCCAGTATTTTGAGAAATACCAGGGCGTGAATGGCTAAGTCATAAGTGCCTGACATATGGTCTACACATACACCATAAATCTGACATATTTAAGCCCTACTGGATTTACTGTAGACATGCAAAGCACCCATGCAGATGAAGGTAAGAAACTCCAGTTCTTCCATAAAGTAACTGGCTCCTTGCATGTGTGACCTATGATTTGTCATCACAAATACAGAGTGGTTGTACCCAGAGTGACATTCTGACCAGGCAGTCAGGCTTCTGGAATTCCCAAACACCCAAAGTCCTAATGTCCCACTCACagtaaaaagggtaaaaaaaaccaaaatcaaaccaacaaaaaacaaaacaaaacaacaaacaaaaaccaaaacccaaaaccaacaaaaaccccaaatcaaaaaaacaaaccaagcaacaaaaaaaaaaaaaaaaaaacaccaaccaggcacaaaaaggagACTCTGACTAAGGCAGAACTGCTGTATGTGTTTCTCAAACTTCTTGAAATTACAGCATCTTTTGTGCATCTGCCTTTATGCAAATCTGACTGtcctcattatttttattagaaataagaCTCTCCTTTATAGAGAGTCTTACATTTAAGACTCTCTATATTTACTCTCCTTTTTAGAATTCACATAACTAATTTTATGaacaatattttgtgtgtgtgaccTCCTACAAACTTTCCCGTTACTTCCTTAGGAACTGCAACGCACAGTTGAGACACAATGACccagagcaaaagcagcagccagcagttAAGTGTCACTCTCAGGTCAAGAAACAAGATACCATGCCTCCTTTTGCCGCCAGTTTTGCAGTACTAGAAAAGCGAGAGCACCCTATCTTCTGGTGAGTCTAGGGATCGCACAAGCATATATCAATAGGCAGCTGCCACACTCAAAGGTACACAAATTAAACATTCAAGTTTCACTCCAATTAGCAACTCAGTTTACATAGTTGGCTTCCAAACTCCCAGGGAATGATGATTTTTGAGTCACTGTGACATATGTTTtggtaaaaaaaagtaatagcacTACAATATCAGGGACATTTACACCTTACAGTCTAATCCACTGATTTTTCTGGGAAGTACAGTGTAAGAAAATTACCTGTAAGAGTCAGTCCAACAGCATCCCAGGCTACTTTAAAAATCAGCCAAATTTGACTGTAACTACACAGTGTACTCAAATCTCACATACAAGCTTCCAAAGACAGCTTcataaaaacaaagtttaaagGCTACAGCAATAAATGCGTAAGTTACTTGATAGAAAGAGGTAACG includes these proteins:
- the ACKR4 gene encoding atypical chemokine receptor 4 codes for the protein MGWDMNNSTDYWIEDEEDDLNSVIDYNTYELLCEKSDVRNFSKLFLPVFYALAFTVGVAGNSLVVAIYAYCKKPKTKTDVYIMHLAIADLLLLFTLPFWAANAVQGWELGNSMCKLTSSLYTMNFSSSMLLLACISLDRYRATSESQGQRRIGKRCSVTCICVWLFAIFLSIPELIFNQVKKHNDRNECLPVFPVNMETVLKATIQILEIILEFLLPFLVMLICYSATARAIFRSANAKKSRPFMVLLAVVATFIITQLPYNIVKFWRAIDIIYMLITDCDTSKTIDVALQVTKSIALFHACLNPLLYVFLGASFKMHIMKIAKNYGYWRRQQQNGQPEEISMNYEDHTEETISFTI